From a single Collibacillus ludicampi genomic region:
- a CDS encoding response regulator transcription factor: MQTILLVEDEKPIARLLQAYLKQAGYQVVVASDGVEAIEIFARENPALVLLDLMLPGQNGWVVLEEIRKQSSCPVIMLTARGDVKDRIRGFKEGADDYIPKPFDPEEVVARVQAVLRRSVGLIEQDMVQIGRLTVDFSARTVSLSGEPVPLAPRDWELLAFLIRHPNQCFTRDQLLDHVWGMDYSGGDRAVDVAIKRLRQSLRDWPPSEGEIVTIRRMGYMLRVF; this comes from the coding sequence ATGCAGACTATCCTGCTTGTTGAAGATGAAAAGCCGATCGCCCGACTGTTGCAAGCCTATCTGAAACAAGCCGGCTACCAGGTCGTTGTCGCCAGTGACGGTGTGGAGGCGATCGAGATCTTCGCTCGGGAAAATCCTGCCCTAGTGCTATTGGATCTGATGCTTCCAGGTCAAAATGGCTGGGTGGTTCTGGAGGAGATTCGCAAGCAGAGCAGTTGCCCAGTGATCATGCTGACCGCAAGAGGAGATGTCAAGGACCGGATTCGCGGCTTCAAGGAGGGGGCGGACGATTACATTCCCAAACCGTTCGACCCGGAAGAAGTGGTGGCTCGTGTACAAGCCGTGTTGAGACGTTCGGTCGGTTTGATCGAACAAGATATGGTGCAGATTGGCCGACTGACCGTCGATTTTTCCGCGCGTACCGTTTCTCTCTCCGGAGAACCGGTTCCCTTGGCCCCGCGTGACTGGGAACTGCTCGCTTTTCTTATCCGCCATCCCAACCAGTGCTTCACGCGAGATCAACTGCTCGATCACGTATGGGGGATGGACTACAGCGGTGGTGACCGCGCCGTCGATGTAGCGATCAAACGATTGCGCCAATCCCTGAGAGACTGGCCGCCATCGGAAGGAGAGATCGTCACCATCCGCAGAATGGGGTATATGTTACGTGTTTTCTAA
- a CDS encoding HAMP domain-containing sensor histidine kinase, with translation MLVLLGSLFVIGVIAIYWVRSNAYEQSFELMELRAFQLADLCAQVLNGPGSLEKLKHLKEIRTNRSVIQLMDHQGHLSILSNGKYEEIASTLPDHTRLFTEILHGQSTREVIPVDGQTWLRVGVPIPEEIPHGSGLFLSVPATDVLPKFEQLYGPIASLIGSVALAGWLVIYFLSRKLTSPLRQVAEAAQMIAEGGYDPDLPKEVKERELQQLITSFRDMAERLKQLEQMRTELLAGVSHELRTPITSIRGMIQAVLGKVVTDEEADEFLQISLEEAKRLQKMVEDLLSFSSFEAGAIPLQKNPVELAALVEEVIQQLRVLSQFADVRIERDLPENAVWIQGDAGLLRQILINLLNNSRAASPPDTTIRVTLRERDGQIELDVQDEGRGIPPEEQPFIFERFYRGKNGQKQNRGLGLGLTISRMLAQAHGGDLVLVQTSPAGTTFRIILPVFPHRKQHKASP, from the coding sequence GTGCTCGTTTTGCTCGGCAGCCTGTTCGTTATCGGTGTGATCGCCATCTATTGGGTACGCAGCAATGCATATGAACAAAGTTTTGAATTGATGGAACTAAGGGCTTTCCAACTTGCCGACCTCTGCGCACAGGTTCTGAACGGCCCCGGGTCGCTTGAAAAACTCAAACACCTCAAGGAAATCCGCACCAACCGCTCGGTCATCCAACTGATGGATCATCAGGGGCACTTGTCGATCCTCTCTAACGGGAAATACGAAGAGATCGCCAGTACCTTGCCTGATCACACCCGTTTGTTTACCGAGATTTTGCATGGCCAATCCACAAGAGAAGTGATTCCGGTGGACGGACAAACATGGCTTCGTGTCGGTGTCCCAATTCCAGAAGAAATTCCTCATGGCAGCGGGCTTTTTCTTTCGGTGCCGGCAACGGATGTTCTGCCCAAATTTGAGCAGCTTTACGGACCGATCGCTTCCCTGATCGGCTCGGTCGCATTGGCCGGGTGGCTTGTGATCTATTTTCTCTCGCGAAAACTCACCTCTCCTTTACGTCAGGTGGCAGAAGCGGCACAAATGATCGCAGAAGGCGGTTACGACCCGGATTTGCCGAAAGAAGTCAAAGAGAGGGAACTGCAGCAATTGATCACCTCCTTTCGCGACATGGCCGAACGATTGAAACAGCTCGAACAAATGCGCACCGAACTGCTCGCGGGCGTCTCCCACGAATTACGCACCCCGATCACTTCGATCCGAGGGATGATCCAGGCGGTACTCGGAAAGGTGGTCACGGATGAAGAAGCGGACGAATTTCTACAGATCTCGCTCGAAGAAGCCAAACGCCTGCAAAAAATGGTCGAGGATTTGCTCAGTTTTTCTTCGTTCGAAGCGGGGGCCATTCCGCTGCAAAAGAATCCTGTGGAACTGGCCGCACTGGTGGAAGAAGTCATTCAGCAGCTCCGCGTACTCAGCCAATTTGCCGATGTGCGCATCGAGCGCGATCTCCCTGAGAACGCTGTGTGGATACAAGGGGATGCGGGACTGTTACGCCAGATTCTCATCAACCTGCTCAACAACAGCCGCGCCGCCTCTCCCCCTGACACAACCATCCGTGTTACCCTGCGCGAACGCGACGGGCAGATCGAACTCGATGTACAAGATGAAGGCCGCGGAATCCCGCCGGAAGAGCAGCCGTTTATTTTCGAACGTTTTTATCGCGGAAAAAACGGCCAGAAACAAAACCGCGGCCTCGGCCTCGGCCTGACGATCTCTCGCATGCTTGCCCAGGCACATGGCGGAGATTTGGTACTTGTACAGACGTCGCCCGCCGGTACCACCTTCCGTATCATCCTGCCCGTTTTTCCGCATCGTAAACAGCACAAGGCCTCTCCCTGA
- a CDS encoding aspartyl-phosphate phosphatase Spo0E family protein, with the protein MDEHILQKIIEQLQFELIQLAAEKKSLTDETVIAKSQLLDKYLLIAQREKMKQVCR; encoded by the coding sequence ATGGATGAACACATATTGCAAAAGATCATCGAACAGTTACAATTCGAACTGATTCAGTTGGCTGCGGAAAAGAAAAGCCTCACTGATGAAACGGTTATCGCCAAGAGTCAGTTGTTGGACAAATATTTGCTGATCGCTCAACGCGAAAAGATGAAACAGGTATGCCGTTAA
- a CDS encoding EamA family transporter: MVYTLLLLNVLLLVVGQIFFKMGLEQAGGFHLSNWMQVFLSPWILTGLFLYVLATGLWFGVLSRVNLSVAYPLQSLSYVFGVIAAWLIFHEPVSFTRWMGVVVIMIGVALIVR, translated from the coding sequence ATGGTTTATACGCTTCTTTTGCTCAATGTACTGTTGCTTGTCGTTGGGCAAATTTTTTTCAAAATGGGCTTGGAACAAGCAGGGGGCTTCCATCTGTCCAATTGGATGCAAGTATTTTTATCCCCGTGGATCCTGACAGGGCTTTTCTTGTATGTATTGGCGACCGGCTTGTGGTTTGGCGTCCTGTCCCGTGTGAATCTTAGCGTGGCTTATCCGTTGCAGAGTCTCTCGTATGTATTCGGGGTGATCGCCGCGTGGCTGATCTTTCATGAACCTGTTTCTTTCACCCGTTGGATGGGAGTCGTGGTGATCATGATCGGGGTAGCTTTGATTGTGCGATAA
- a CDS encoding DUF2304 domain-containing protein, with translation MDVFVFAIAFSVVFIFVVLDLVRRKRLKEQYSLLWLLVGLVLIVLSSSRSLVEKMASYLHIYYAPSMLFLFGLIFCFTLILHLTVVISKLNDRVVRLTQEVALLKEQLSAPSKKHEPSSSGERKVV, from the coding sequence ATGGATGTATTCGTATTCGCGATCGCTTTTTCGGTCGTCTTCATCTTCGTCGTTCTCGATCTTGTGCGGCGGAAGCGACTGAAAGAGCAGTATTCGCTTTTGTGGCTTCTGGTAGGTCTCGTTTTGATTGTCTTGTCATCCAGCCGTTCGCTTGTGGAAAAAATGGCTTCTTATCTTCATATTTATTATGCGCCGTCGATGTTATTTTTATTCGGTTTGATCTTTTGTTTTACACTCATCTTGCATTTAACTGTGGTGATCTCGAAACTGAATGACCGGGTTGTGCGTTTGACGCAGGAAGTGGCGCTATTAAAAGAGCAACTGAGCGCGCCTTCCAAGAAACATGAACCGTCCTCATCCGGCGAAAGGAAAGTTGTGTAA
- a CDS encoding glycosyltransferase family 2 protein, producing the protein MSKKVLVIIPAYNEEKSVGHVIQKIRRAVPSVDVLVVNDGSTDATSQVARQAGAQVVDLPFNLGIGGGMQTGYLYAYRNGYDAAVQIDADGQHDPADLPRLLTHLEKGEADLILGSRYVEKTRYRSTWTRRIGMIILSKMVSLIIGKPVYDTTSGYRVVNRNVMRLFAQNYPTDYPEVEALVLVHLNGYKIREVPVEMEERKAGRSSITPLKSVYYMVKVGLALVMNVLRKPTITKT; encoded by the coding sequence ATGTCCAAGAAAGTCCTGGTCATCATCCCGGCTTATAATGAAGAAAAGAGCGTTGGTCATGTCATCCAAAAGATTCGCCGTGCCGTCCCGTCTGTCGATGTGTTGGTCGTCAACGACGGGTCAACGGATGCGACTTCCCAGGTCGCTCGGCAGGCGGGCGCGCAAGTGGTCGATCTGCCATTTAACCTGGGAATCGGCGGCGGTATGCAGACCGGTTACCTGTATGCTTATCGGAACGGCTATGACGCGGCCGTGCAGATCGACGCGGACGGACAGCACGATCCGGCCGATCTTCCGCGTTTGCTCACTCACCTGGAAAAGGGGGAAGCCGATCTGATTCTCGGTTCCCGTTATGTGGAGAAAACCCGCTATCGCTCCACGTGGACGAGGCGCATCGGGATGATCATTCTCTCAAAAATGGTGAGCTTGATCATCGGCAAACCCGTGTACGATACGACGAGCGGTTACCGCGTCGTCAACCGAAATGTGATGCGTCTGTTCGCACAGAACTACCCGACCGATTATCCGGAGGTTGAAGCGCTCGTACTCGTTCATCTGAATGGGTACAAAATCCGGGAAGTGCCTGTGGAAATGGAAGAGAGGAAGGCGGGGCGCTCGTCGATCACACCGCTGAAATCTGTGTATTACATGGTAAAGGTCGGGCTTGCGCTCGTGATGAATGTATTGCGCAAACCTACGATCACGAAAACGTAA
- a CDS encoding glycosyltransferase family 39 protein, with protein sequence MAKTRLLRGEWFLVSLILLAALLLRFYFLVKVQQPPLFGDAKNYDAMVRRLLTTGVYSYWGGGPDAYVTPGYPLFLAMIYKLFWAGAGSPLMKVRGIQALLSVGTILLSYLIVRRLHGVTAAMLTALVSAFYVSMVWSPAAILTETLFVFLFMLYVYLFLLGMQKESVGWTFLSGGVFALSVLVRPASAPLLILPLFYHFFIQRCRNILWLLTATGLGFVLVMIPWWIRNLESLGHLVLLATQSGNPLLAGTDPYFREGDALFKNLQGVDQSALAWKRIREGFTQETWLFIKWFTVGKWWYMFRGPWYDIPHAGFLDSLIPMHLPIVVIGWLSVVLAWVWRELRLFAFILIGMTGIQLMFLPLTRYAFPMMPFLIMGGAIVLARLLTRQEGNV encoded by the coding sequence ATGGCGAAGACAAGGCTGCTGCGAGGGGAATGGTTTCTCGTTTCGCTCATTTTGCTTGCAGCGCTTCTACTGCGATTCTATTTTCTTGTGAAAGTACAACAACCTCCTCTGTTCGGCGATGCCAAGAATTATGATGCGATGGTGCGCCGCCTCTTGACGACAGGGGTCTACAGTTACTGGGGAGGCGGGCCGGATGCGTATGTCACGCCGGGATATCCTTTGTTTCTCGCCATGATTTATAAGTTGTTTTGGGCGGGTGCAGGCAGCCCATTAATGAAAGTGCGCGGGATCCAGGCCTTGCTGTCAGTCGGGACGATTCTGCTCAGTTATCTGATCGTCCGCCGTTTGCACGGGGTAACGGCAGCCATGCTCACAGCGCTGGTTTCCGCTTTCTATGTCAGCATGGTTTGGTCACCGGCTGCCATATTGACGGAAACATTGTTTGTATTTCTCTTTATGCTTTACGTGTATCTGTTTTTGCTCGGCATGCAGAAGGAGTCGGTCGGATGGACGTTTCTCAGCGGCGGGGTTTTCGCGTTATCGGTGCTGGTTCGTCCGGCGAGCGCGCCTCTGCTCATTCTTCCGCTTTTCTATCATTTTTTCATCCAAAGGTGTAGGAACATCCTCTGGCTCTTGACAGCCACGGGACTCGGGTTCGTCCTCGTGATGATTCCCTGGTGGATCCGCAATCTGGAATCGCTGGGGCATTTGGTGTTATTGGCCACGCAAAGCGGCAATCCTTTGCTTGCAGGGACAGACCCGTATTTCCGTGAAGGGGACGCGCTCTTTAAAAATCTGCAAGGGGTGGATCAGAGCGCACTCGCCTGGAAGAGGATTCGGGAAGGTTTTACTCAGGAAACTTGGTTGTTTATCAAATGGTTTACCGTCGGGAAATGGTGGTATATGTTCCGTGGCCCTTGGTACGATATCCCGCACGCAGGCTTCCTTGATAGTCTCATTCCCATGCATCTGCCCATCGTCGTGATAGGATGGTTGAGCGTTGTTCTCGCCTGGGTGTGGCGCGAACTTCGTCTCTTCGCGTTCATTCTCATCGGCATGACGGGGATTCAATTGATGTTCTTGCCTTTGACCCGCTATGCGTTTCCGATGATGCCGTTTCTGATCATGGGGGGAGCGATCGTCCTCGCCCGGCTATTGACGAGGCAGGAGGGGAACGTGTAG
- a CDS encoding O-antigen ligase family protein has protein sequence MKIDTYKNWGIIALTWFPLVDFALRKIPIVGVLGSVWDKLILIVLAALALRRYLLGERIEQLPYHRVLIAFILLGVAYLAIDLSSFAVDFEGFRAVYWYAFYVFVLPYFIDEKFAKTLVRWSLVAALLISLHGIYQFIVKAPIPSNWVDAGETVRTRVYSVFGSPNIMGSYLILMFPTAAGMAWAARSRKERLFFALIAAATLAALVFTYTRGAWMALFAALVIMAVLFDKRLLILILVAGVAALFVPAIHKRVFELFTPLYWMKSAKDGRIFRWLLAYDIIRHNPLFGAGLGHFGGAVAARNFNAPYSDNYYAKTLGEMGIVGLSTMLTLFVTVMRNLYTRIFKPLRVHQDWPLLLGMFTGCLAVLVQCAVENVFEVPAMNFMFWLFVTLIVIMTRASGKEESKE, from the coding sequence GTGAAAATAGACACATATAAGAACTGGGGCATCATCGCACTGACCTGGTTCCCGCTCGTTGACTTCGCGTTACGAAAGATACCGATCGTGGGAGTCCTCGGTTCCGTATGGGACAAGCTGATCCTGATTGTCCTCGCTGCTCTGGCTTTGAGACGCTATCTGCTGGGGGAGCGGATCGAACAGTTGCCGTACCACCGTGTATTGATCGCCTTCATTCTCCTTGGAGTCGCTTATCTGGCGATCGACCTTTCAAGTTTCGCTGTCGATTTTGAAGGATTCCGTGCGGTATACTGGTACGCTTTTTACGTGTTTGTCCTTCCCTATTTTATAGATGAGAAATTCGCCAAAACGCTCGTGCGTTGGAGTCTCGTGGCAGCATTATTGATCAGCTTGCACGGGATTTACCAGTTCATTGTGAAAGCGCCGATCCCAAGCAACTGGGTGGATGCGGGGGAAACTGTGCGCACCCGCGTATACTCTGTTTTTGGCAGCCCCAATATTATGGGCAGTTACCTGATCCTGATGTTCCCGACGGCGGCAGGCATGGCATGGGCCGCACGTTCACGGAAAGAACGATTGTTCTTTGCGTTGATCGCCGCCGCGACGTTAGCCGCTCTCGTGTTCACATATACGCGCGGCGCTTGGATGGCACTCTTTGCCGCGCTTGTCATCATGGCTGTCTTGTTTGACAAGAGACTGCTCATTCTCATCCTGGTAGCGGGTGTGGCTGCATTGTTCGTCCCGGCTATTCACAAGCGCGTGTTTGAACTGTTTACACCGCTTTATTGGATGAAAAGCGCCAAAGACGGACGGATTTTCCGTTGGTTGCTCGCATATGACATCATTCGGCACAACCCGCTGTTCGGCGCAGGACTCGGCCATTTCGGGGGAGCAGTCGCCGCAAGAAACTTCAACGCTCCCTATTCCGACAACTATTATGCCAAGACTTTGGGGGAAATGGGGATCGTCGGTCTGAGCACTATGCTCACTCTGTTTGTCACGGTGATGCGCAACTTGTATACAAGGATTTTTAAACCTTTGCGCGTTCACCAGGACTGGCCGCTCTTGCTAGGGATGTTCACCGGCTGCCTCGCCGTTTTGGTGCAATGCGCGGTGGAAAATGTCTTTGAAGTGCCTGCCATGAACTTCATGTTCTGGCTATTCGTCACCTTGATCGTGATTATGACGCGCGCTTCAGGAAAGGAGGAAAGCAAGGAATGA